In a single window of the Luteibacter rhizovicinus DSM 16549 genome:
- a CDS encoding tetratricopeptide repeat protein, giving the protein MVRVWRNAATVCVVMSLAACAAALPPRETPQSEKVVKQSSDDKEVADAISMIHAGKIQEAIDGPLTDVVTRLEKQYANSPDQVYSPRGPALRADYAALEVGDKKHPGHGKRIVNIGPAWAMAYWARGYGYSDLGRYAEAEVELNKALQLSPKDSQFLGELAFVAQRENRYDDSFKLYRAAIRNIDLMDTWKDPEKNDFLCRAYGGQGFDLLQLKRYDEADKAYQNCLKIAPNDAKAKAGVESVRASKGK; this is encoded by the coding sequence ATGGTCAGGGTATGGAGAAACGCCGCGACCGTGTGCGTGGTGATGTCGCTGGCAGCGTGTGCAGCAGCGCTGCCGCCGAGGGAAACGCCGCAGTCGGAGAAAGTCGTCAAGCAGAGTAGTGACGACAAGGAAGTTGCCGACGCCATCAGCATGATCCACGCCGGGAAGATACAGGAGGCGATCGATGGTCCGTTGACGGACGTCGTCACGCGCCTCGAGAAGCAGTACGCGAACAGCCCCGACCAGGTCTATTCGCCGCGAGGGCCGGCACTGCGGGCCGATTACGCCGCGTTGGAAGTGGGCGACAAGAAGCACCCGGGCCACGGCAAGCGCATCGTCAACATTGGCCCGGCCTGGGCGATGGCCTATTGGGCGCGCGGCTACGGGTATAGCGACCTGGGTCGTTACGCGGAGGCCGAAGTCGAATTGAACAAGGCGCTGCAGCTATCGCCGAAAGATTCGCAGTTTCTCGGTGAGCTTGCCTTCGTCGCCCAGCGGGAAAACCGCTATGACGACTCGTTCAAGCTGTATCGCGCGGCGATCAGGAACATCGACCTGATGGATACCTGGAAGGACCCGGAGAAGAACGACTTCCTGTGCCGGGCGTATGGCGGGCAGGGGTTCGATCTGCTGCAGTTGAAGCGGTATGACGAGGCGGACAAGGCCTACCAGAACTGCCTGAAGATCGCGCCGAACGATGCCAAGGCGAAGGCCGGGGTGGAGAGTGTTCGGGCTTCGAAGGGCAAGTAG
- a CDS encoding response regulator — MTTDHPLFVLLVEDDPSIREISAMILEDAGMTVHTVSSGDEAEEWLKTGRADVLFTDVRMPGKISGQDLATRHTDMRVLVTSGEAKEQHDWLQASMAYLAKPYDRKSLLAAVKGIAA, encoded by the coding sequence ATGACCACTGATCATCCCCTGTTCGTCCTGCTCGTCGAGGACGACCCGTCCATCCGCGAGATCTCCGCGATGATCCTGGAGGATGCCGGCATGACGGTGCATACCGTCTCCAGCGGCGACGAAGCAGAGGAGTGGCTCAAAACCGGCAGGGCCGATGTACTGTTCACCGACGTGCGCATGCCGGGCAAGATTTCCGGCCAGGACCTCGCCACCCGCCACACCGACATGCGCGTACTGGTGACCTCGGGTGAAGCGAAGGAGCAGCACGATTGGCTGCAGGCATCGATGGCCTACCTGGCCAAGCCGTACGACCGGAAGTCGCTGCTGGCGGCGGTCAAGGGTATTGCGGCCTGA
- a CDS encoding STAS domain-containing protein, whose product MSVLSQQTIDATRKNEGHLLASWQANLDASGASRDSRIKQAEFEGQTREFLRLFLASANGSDTANITGSEWADVRGFLDGLSRSRALQGFDSQTTASFIFSLKRPLFELLQAQYASDASELAAQLWAVTELLDTLGMYTVRAFQKSREEVIARQQEELLELSTPVVKLWDGVLALPMIGTLDSQRTQVVMESLLQRIVETGSEIAIIDITGVPTVDTLVAQHLLKTVTAIRLMGADAIISGVRPQIAQTIVHLGLDLQGIVTKANLADALALALKRSGLTVTKAS is encoded by the coding sequence ATGAGCGTACTGAGCCAGCAGACCATCGATGCGACCCGCAAGAACGAAGGCCACCTCCTGGCCAGCTGGCAGGCCAACTTGGATGCGAGCGGTGCGTCACGCGATTCCCGGATCAAGCAGGCCGAGTTCGAGGGACAGACCCGCGAGTTCCTCCGCCTGTTCCTTGCCAGCGCGAACGGTAGCGACACCGCCAACATCACCGGTAGCGAATGGGCCGACGTCCGTGGCTTCCTCGATGGCCTGTCACGCAGTCGTGCGCTGCAGGGCTTCGATTCGCAAACCACGGCGAGTTTCATCTTCTCGCTGAAGCGCCCACTGTTCGAACTTCTGCAGGCGCAGTATGCGAGCGATGCGAGCGAACTTGCCGCGCAGCTCTGGGCGGTGACCGAGCTGCTCGACACGCTCGGCATGTACACCGTGCGCGCGTTCCAGAAGTCGCGCGAAGAAGTGATCGCCCGCCAGCAGGAAGAACTGCTCGAGCTGTCGACACCGGTGGTGAAGCTGTGGGACGGCGTGCTCGCGCTGCCGATGATCGGCACGCTGGATTCGCAGCGTACCCAGGTGGTGATGGAATCCCTGCTCCAGCGCATCGTGGAAACCGGTTCGGAAATCGCCATCATCGATATCACCGGCGTACCCACCGTGGACACGCTTGTCGCGCAGCACCTGCTGAAGACGGTCACGGCCATCCGCCTCATGGGCGCCGATGCCATCATCAGCGGTGTCCGCCCCCAGATCGCGCAGACCATCGTGCACCTGGGCCTGGACCTGCAGGGCATCGTGACCAAGGCCAACCTCGCCGACGCCCTGGCATTGGCACTGAAGCGTTCGGGTCTTACCGTCACCAAGGCGAGCTGA
- a CDS encoding STAS domain-containing protein encodes MERIPILRMGDFLLVTIQVDMHDELAITLQDDLSERISKTSARGVLIDISALDMVDSFIGRMIGTISGLSKIMDAETVLVGMQPAVAITLVELGLTLPGVITALNVERGMKLLRERVQAE; translated from the coding sequence GTGGAACGCATCCCCATCTTGCGCATGGGCGACTTCCTGCTGGTCACCATCCAGGTGGACATGCACGACGAACTCGCCATCACGCTGCAGGACGACCTCTCCGAGCGGATCAGCAAGACCTCCGCACGCGGCGTCCTCATCGACATCTCCGCGCTGGACATGGTGGACTCCTTCATCGGCCGCATGATCGGCACGATTTCCGGCCTGTCCAAGATCATGGATGCCGAAACCGTGCTGGTCGGCATGCAACCGGCGGTGGCGATCACCCTGGTGGAGTTGGGTCTGACCCTCCCCGGCGTGATCACCGCACTGAACGTGGAGCGTGGCATGAAGCTGTTGCGTGAGCGCGTGCAAGCCGAATGA
- a CDS encoding anti-sigma regulatory factor: MNVLKSGSQAVRIEQDVVMARQTARKLAVEAGLRLVDQTKLVTAASELARNTVVYGRGGDMDWEILEDERRKGLRLTFRDQGPGIADMKLAMTDGWTSGSGLGLGLTGAKRLVDDFSVQSAPGEGTRVMICKWT, encoded by the coding sequence ATGAACGTCCTCAAGAGCGGCAGCCAGGCGGTTCGCATCGAACAGGACGTGGTGATGGCGCGACAGACCGCGCGCAAGCTCGCGGTGGAAGCCGGCCTGCGCCTGGTCGACCAGACCAAGCTGGTGACGGCGGCCAGCGAGCTGGCGCGCAACACCGTGGTCTACGGCCGCGGTGGCGACATGGATTGGGAAATCCTCGAGGACGAGCGCCGCAAGGGCCTGCGCCTCACCTTCCGCGACCAGGGCCCGGGCATCGCCGATATGAAGCTGGCGATGACCGACGGTTGGACCTCGGGCAGTGGCCTCGGCCTCGGCCTTACCGGCGCAAAGCGTCTCGTCGACGACTTTTCGGTGCAGAGTGCACCCGGGGAAGGCACCCGGGTAATGATCTGCAAATGGACCTGA
- a CDS encoding ATP-binding protein: MDLTFAGAPTLVLPLEDTSQIGHARRVALKEAARAGFDETDAARVALIATELATNVLKHARTGEIHIALVPGVATGGVEVIAVDRGPGFNLSDCLPDGYSTGGTRGEGLGAVKRVADVLDMYADHRGSVVMARMYPKGFSGADLHFGASHHALHSEAVSGDGWAMSLGDEVVAAMMVDGLGHGPQAHDAAKAGTDAWLADALADPLDGIGNMDASMRGTRGGAVAIARYDRTSDTLRYAGIGNIAGSLQTVDGSRGLASHPGIVGVQARRSRPFEFSPVHGRLLILHSDGLQSRWNLLDYPGLVTRHPAVVTALLHRDFSRGRDDATVLAIRLETSA, from the coding sequence ATGGACCTGACCTTTGCCGGGGCGCCGACCCTGGTGCTGCCGCTGGAAGACACCAGCCAGATCGGACACGCGCGCCGCGTGGCGCTGAAGGAAGCCGCGCGCGCCGGCTTCGACGAGACGGATGCGGCCCGCGTGGCGTTGATCGCCACGGAGCTGGCGACCAACGTACTCAAGCATGCGCGTACCGGCGAGATCCACATCGCCCTCGTTCCCGGGGTCGCGACAGGCGGCGTCGAAGTCATTGCCGTCGACCGGGGTCCCGGCTTCAATCTCAGCGACTGCCTGCCGGACGGCTATTCCACCGGCGGCACGCGCGGCGAAGGGCTGGGCGCGGTGAAGCGCGTGGCCGATGTGCTCGACATGTATGCCGACCATCGCGGATCCGTGGTGATGGCGCGCATGTATCCGAAGGGTTTCTCCGGCGCCGATCTGCATTTCGGCGCCAGCCATCATGCCTTGCACAGCGAGGCGGTGAGTGGCGACGGCTGGGCGATGAGCCTGGGCGACGAGGTCGTCGCTGCGATGATGGTGGATGGGCTCGGCCACGGTCCGCAGGCGCATGACGCCGCGAAGGCGGGCACCGACGCCTGGCTGGCCGATGCGCTGGCCGACCCGCTCGACGGCATCGGCAACATGGATGCCTCGATGCGCGGCACGCGGGGCGGAGCGGTCGCCATCGCCCGTTACGATCGCACTTCCGATACGCTGCGCTATGCCGGCATCGGTAACATCGCCGGCAGCCTGCAGACCGTCGACGGATCGCGCGGCCTGGCCTCGCACCCCGGTATCGTGGGCGTGCAGGCCCGGCGCAGCCGTCCTTTCGAGTTCTCGCCGGTGCACGGCCGTTTGCTTATCCTGCACAGTGACGGCCTGCAGTCGCGCTGGAACCTGCTCGATTACCCCGGACTGGTGACACGCCACCCGGCGGTGGTGACCGCGCTGCTGCACCGGGACTTCTCTCGTGGCCGCGACGATGCGACCGTGCTTGCGATTCGATTGGAGACTTCCGCATGA
- a CDS encoding sensor histidine kinase, producing the protein MNGADDSDKLRAENDALRAELDETNQGVLALYAELDNQAEQLRQASELKSRFLSYMSHEFRTPLGSILSMTRLLDDELDGPLTTEQHKQLAFVSTAARDLSDMVDDLLDLAKIEAGRITISPAWFELMDLFSALRGMFRPIVDTTEADLIFEAPEGMPRLYTDDKKLAQILRNFISNALKFTPRGEVRVTAQMEGADRVRFAVSDTGIGIPEELQNVLFEDFAQIDSPLQKRLRGTGLGLSLCRQFAHLLGGEVGLESAAGVGSVFHVVLPLKLAEDTADAAE; encoded by the coding sequence ATGAATGGCGCCGACGACAGCGATAAACTTCGCGCCGAGAACGACGCGCTGCGTGCCGAACTGGACGAGACGAACCAGGGCGTGCTGGCGCTGTATGCCGAACTGGACAACCAGGCCGAGCAGCTGCGCCAGGCCTCCGAGCTGAAGAGCCGGTTCCTGTCGTACATGAGCCACGAGTTCCGCACGCCGTTGGGTTCCATCCTGAGCATGACGCGCCTGCTCGACGACGAACTCGACGGCCCGCTGACCACGGAACAACACAAGCAGCTGGCCTTCGTCAGCACGGCGGCGCGCGACCTCAGCGACATGGTCGACGACCTGCTCGATCTGGCCAAGATCGAGGCCGGGCGGATCACGATCTCGCCGGCCTGGTTCGAGCTGATGGACCTTTTCTCGGCCCTGCGCGGCATGTTCCGTCCAATCGTGGACACGACCGAGGCGGACCTGATCTTCGAGGCGCCGGAAGGCATGCCCAGGCTCTATACCGATGACAAGAAGCTCGCGCAGATCCTGCGCAACTTCATTTCCAACGCGCTGAAGTTCACGCCGCGCGGCGAAGTGCGCGTCACGGCGCAGATGGAAGGCGCCGATCGCGTGCGCTTTGCGGTGAGCGATACCGGGATCGGCATTCCGGAAGAGTTGCAGAACGTGTTGTTCGAGGACTTCGCCCAGATCGATTCGCCGCTGCAGAAACGCCTGCGTGGCACGGGCCTGGGCCTGTCGCTGTGCCGCCAGTTCGCCCACCTGCTCGGTGGCGAGGTGGGCCTGGAGAGCGCGGCCGGCGTGGGTTCGGTGTTTCATGTGGTCTTGCCGCTGAAGCTGGCGGAGGATACGGCCGATGCCGCCGAATAA
- a CDS encoding response regulator: MPPNNRLLIVDDNAATRYAMRRTVERHGYTVLEAGTGSEGLAMIAANDFAGLILDVNLPDMSGFDIVRQLREAPETLLLPVIHVSAASIETGDMITGLDNGADAYLIHPVDPDVLLATIRTLLRVRETEDALRESEARFREIFINIGAPIGVVDARLNVIEANDAFRRLAGDAGCDGALEACFVPGQEALLEEMRQTLATRQRWRGDLSMHSALGTRETEWRVTPYRDDAGLVFIDDVTEQRLRERTQLEQIDTATTQLAIEIAERERSESQLLQAQKMDALGKLTGGIAHDFNNLLTSIITGIDLINRSVEAGKTQGVQRFADAALGSARRASALTHRLLAFARQQPLDAQATDVNDRVRSLEDMLRRTIGEHISLALDLDASAAIANVDANQLENAVINLVINARDAMDGQGVIRVTTDQVRIERDAEVADGDYIMLTVSDNGGGIPPEILDKVFEPFFTTKPLGQGTGLGLSMIYGFARQSGGQARIVSTVGKGTDVSLLLPVGQGEVVPLMQRALPIGGGRGERILVVEDTDSLRMMTEEILIRAGYECIATGDIEHALRVLRGDEGLDLLLTDVGMPGMNGRDLAEVARAWRPTLPVLFMTGYTENAMQRSRFLGTGMDMITKPFEIDGLLASVHAMFD, encoded by the coding sequence ATGCCGCCGAATAACCGACTGCTTATCGTCGACGACAACGCCGCGACGCGCTATGCGATGCGGCGCACCGTCGAGCGCCACGGCTACACCGTGCTCGAAGCGGGTACCGGGTCCGAAGGCCTGGCGATGATCGCGGCGAACGACTTCGCCGGCCTGATCCTCGACGTCAACCTGCCCGACATGAGCGGCTTCGATATCGTGCGCCAGTTGCGCGAGGCGCCCGAGACCCTGCTTCTGCCGGTGATCCATGTCTCCGCCGCCTCGATCGAGACCGGCGACATGATCACCGGCCTGGATAACGGTGCAGACGCCTACCTGATCCATCCCGTGGATCCGGATGTCTTGCTGGCGACCATCCGTACGCTGTTGCGCGTGCGCGAAACGGAAGATGCGCTGCGTGAATCCGAGGCGCGCTTCCGCGAGATCTTCATCAACATCGGCGCGCCCATCGGCGTGGTCGATGCCCGGCTCAATGTGATCGAGGCCAACGATGCCTTTCGTCGCCTGGCTGGCGACGCGGGGTGCGACGGTGCGTTGGAGGCGTGCTTCGTGCCTGGCCAGGAGGCCTTGCTCGAGGAAATGCGCCAGACCCTTGCCACGCGGCAACGCTGGCGCGGTGACTTGTCCATGCATAGTGCGCTGGGCACACGCGAGACGGAGTGGCGCGTCACGCCGTATCGTGACGACGCCGGCCTCGTCTTCATCGACGATGTGACCGAACAGCGCTTGCGCGAGCGCACGCAGCTGGAGCAGATCGACACGGCGACGACCCAGTTGGCGATCGAGATCGCCGAGCGCGAACGCAGCGAATCTCAACTTCTGCAGGCGCAGAAGATGGACGCCCTCGGCAAGCTCACCGGCGGCATCGCCCACGACTTCAACAACCTGCTCACCAGCATCATCACCGGTATCGACCTGATCAACCGTTCGGTCGAGGCCGGCAAGACCCAGGGTGTGCAGCGCTTTGCCGATGCCGCGCTGGGTTCCGCGCGACGCGCATCGGCACTCACCCATCGCCTGCTCGCCTTTGCGCGCCAGCAGCCGCTGGACGCCCAGGCGACCGACGTGAACGATCGCGTGCGTTCGCTGGAAGACATGTTGCGCCGGACGATCGGCGAGCACATCTCGCTGGCGCTCGACCTTGATGCGTCGGCGGCGATCGCCAACGTGGATGCCAACCAGCTGGAAAATGCGGTGATCAACCTGGTCATCAACGCACGCGATGCGATGGACGGCCAGGGCGTGATCCGGGTGACCACGGACCAGGTGCGGATCGAACGCGATGCGGAGGTGGCCGATGGCGATTACATCATGCTGACCGTCTCCGACAACGGCGGCGGTATCCCGCCGGAGATCCTCGACAAGGTCTTCGAACCGTTCTTCACCACCAAGCCGCTGGGGCAGGGCACGGGCCTGGGGTTGTCGATGATCTACGGCTTCGCCCGCCAGTCGGGCGGCCAGGCACGCATCGTCAGCACCGTGGGCAAGGGCACCGATGTCTCGCTGCTGCTGCCCGTGGGCCAGGGCGAGGTGGTGCCGCTGATGCAGCGCGCCTTGCCGATCGGCGGCGGTCGCGGTGAGCGGATCCTCGTCGTCGAGGACACCGATTCCCTGCGCATGATGACCGAGGAAATCCTGATCCGTGCCGGCTACGAATGCATCGCCACGGGCGACATCGAGCATGCGCTGCGTGTGTTGCGCGGCGACGAGGGTCTGGATCTCCTGCTCACGGACGTCGGCATGCCTGGCATGAACGGTCGTGACCTGGCCGAGGTGGCGCGGGCCTGGCGGCCGACCTTGCCGGTCCTGTTCATGACCGGCTACACCGAGAACGCCATGCAGCGCTCGCGCTTTCTCGGCACCGGCATGGACATGATCACCAAGCCCTTCGAGATCGACGGCCTGCTGGCCAGTGTCCACGCGATGTTCGACTAG
- a CDS encoding tetratricopeptide repeat protein → MSEAKAGTLLGDRRFAAEMDALQRFGSLERDAQLGDAQAQFRVATMYYEGEHITQDRSRSVHWFRRAAEQGHLESQYRLATHYAEGTGVPRDPFEAAGWFRRAAETGFAEAQCALGTLYARGHGVNADRVQALHWWGLAADQGHVQACVNLGVSHYFGRGVPRDAELAFAFYSKAVERGQPESRGFSDALCSLGRMYVDGIGVARDTAMGAHHFRRAAELGNSIAQFTLGKMYLDASDLPGDREQARLWLGRAAEQGDSEAKQRMVELDAEADAVPDGTERLSQIGPQDAPAQFLLGQRLASGDGVARNEPEAVRWLALAADRGHVPAQYALAQMIDNGRGVPRNLGEVVRLYRAAAGADHADAQFELGLLHERGEGVPRNAAIARAWYRKAAKRGHLKAMRRLEKRTWWRFW, encoded by the coding sequence ATGTCGGAAGCGAAGGCAGGTACGCTGTTGGGCGACCGTCGGTTCGCCGCGGAAATGGATGCCTTGCAGCGATTCGGATCGCTGGAAAGGGACGCCCAGCTCGGCGACGCGCAGGCGCAGTTCCGCGTGGCCACCATGTATTACGAGGGTGAGCACATCACCCAGGACCGCTCACGCTCCGTCCATTGGTTTCGTCGCGCGGCCGAGCAGGGCCACCTGGAAAGCCAGTATCGGCTCGCCACGCACTACGCCGAGGGCACGGGTGTGCCGCGCGACCCGTTCGAGGCGGCCGGGTGGTTTCGCCGTGCCGCGGAGACCGGCTTCGCCGAGGCGCAATGTGCCCTGGGCACCCTTTACGCCCGTGGCCATGGGGTCAACGCGGACCGTGTGCAGGCCCTGCACTGGTGGGGTCTGGCCGCCGACCAGGGCCACGTGCAGGCCTGTGTAAACCTGGGCGTGTCGCACTATTTCGGTCGCGGCGTCCCGCGCGATGCGGAGCTCGCCTTCGCCTTCTACAGCAAGGCCGTGGAGCGCGGACAGCCTGAATCGCGTGGTTTCAGCGATGCGCTCTGCAGCCTCGGCCGCATGTATGTGGACGGCATCGGCGTGGCGCGCGATACCGCCATGGGAGCGCATCACTTCCGTCGCGCCGCCGAGCTGGGCAACAGCATCGCCCAGTTCACCCTGGGTAAGATGTACCTCGACGCCAGCGATCTGCCCGGCGACCGCGAGCAGGCCAGGCTATGGCTGGGCCGCGCGGCCGAGCAGGGCGACAGTGAAGCGAAGCAGCGCATGGTCGAGCTGGACGCCGAGGCGGATGCCGTGCCCGACGGCACCGAGCGCCTCAGTCAGATCGGCCCGCAGGATGCGCCGGCCCAGTTTCTTCTCGGTCAGCGCCTCGCCTCGGGCGACGGTGTGGCGCGTAACGAACCCGAGGCCGTGCGCTGGCTGGCCCTGGCCGCGGACCGCGGTCACGTCCCGGCCCAGTACGCCCTGGCCCAGATGATCGATAACGGCCGCGGCGTGCCCCGCAACCTCGGCGAGGTGGTGCGTCTGTACCGCGCCGCCGCCGGTGCCGACCACGCGGACGCCCAGTTCGAGCTTGGCCTGCTGCACGAGCGCGGCGAGGGAGTCCCCCGCAACGCCGCCATCGCCCGCGCCTGGTACCGCAAGGCGGCCAAACGCGGCCACCTGAAAGCCATGCGCCGCCTCGAAAAGCGCACTTGGTGGCGCTTCTGGTAA